A single Planctomycetia bacterium DNA region contains:
- a CDS encoding c-type cytochrome: protein MPLRIHRVYTFVSLAGLLAGIALLTVRLNAVEPQTAVATPSKEDLLKQDFKSQLPRIAPTEPADALKTFTVAPGFKIEQVAAEPLVNSPVAMEWDENGRLFVCEMRGYSENRDESLSRVSMLEDVDGDGRFDKSTVFADKLLWPTAVFCYDGGLFVGDAPDVFYFKDTDGDGKADVKKHVYTGFGNSNVQGLLNCFRWGLDNKIHLATSSTGGDVRKAGPGIDPKTAKTVNVRGRDIAFNPNTYDFELTSGASQHGMSFDDWGRKFVSSNSNHIQQVMYEDRYVARNPFLSAPDARVSIAADGPQAEVFRKSPVEPWRIIRTQLRVSGAVKGMVEGGGRPAGYFTGAGGVTIYRGDAFPDEWKGIAIVGDVGSNLVHRKRLEPNGLEFIARRIDDKSEFVASTDVWFRPAQYANGPDGALYIMDVYREVIEHPASIPPMIKQHLDLTAGRDRGRLYRVIPEKGFQQRPTPKLGSATTAELVALLEHPNAWHRETAARLLYTRQDKSAIEPLKKLAAESKSPLGRMHALYALDGLRALNESLIAAAFDDRHPQVRKHAVRLAERFINSPKSGLLSRLAALADDRDAEVRYQLAFSLGSIFEFGGYDEGVVSFMFPAVKLAKRDAADKWASLALVSSMRDGAPAFLDATLSDDNAAYADLPQIRPLIERLVAQVALQDDEIAVPMVVERFNGISASRTDTALAVARGLITGLKKPTSQVTKLATAGKLDKLKTIISSMLSRNSAIAVDSEAPLKARISAIDELAVGKFVEMQPTLIKLIDNRQPIEVQLGAVAVLGRYVDAGVAEVVLGAWPKLSPTIKEPALEVLFARPERIAALLDALEAGKFNAGDLPPARVQTLLATGDPARKARAEKLLGAMRPSRRSDVVAAYREALAIAGDVARGRETFKKNCTACHKAEGAGHEIGPNLSTIKTRGAETILTNVLDPSREVNPQFVNYMLITDDGRTVTGLISAESATAVTLKRAEGQSDTVLRVNIDELLGTGLSLMPEGLEQKIDKQGMADLIAYIMQLQ, encoded by the coding sequence ATGCCCCTGCGCATTCACCGTGTCTATACGTTTGTATCGCTCGCCGGACTTCTCGCCGGAATCGCTTTGCTTACGGTGCGCCTTAACGCCGTTGAGCCGCAGACCGCCGTAGCCACGCCGTCGAAAGAAGACCTGCTCAAGCAAGATTTCAAGTCGCAGTTGCCGCGCATCGCTCCGACCGAGCCGGCCGACGCGCTGAAAACGTTTACCGTAGCGCCGGGCTTTAAGATCGAGCAGGTGGCCGCCGAGCCGCTGGTGAATAGTCCCGTCGCGATGGAATGGGACGAGAACGGCCGGTTGTTCGTGTGCGAGATGCGCGGCTACAGCGAGAACCGCGACGAGAGCCTGAGCCGGGTCAGCATGCTCGAAGACGTCGACGGCGACGGCCGGTTCGACAAGAGCACCGTCTTCGCCGATAAGCTCCTCTGGCCGACCGCGGTCTTCTGCTACGACGGCGGCCTCTTCGTCGGCGATGCTCCCGACGTCTTCTACTTCAAAGACACCGACGGCGACGGAAAAGCCGACGTGAAGAAGCACGTCTACACCGGCTTCGGCAACTCCAACGTGCAAGGCCTGCTCAACTGCTTCCGCTGGGGCCTCGACAACAAGATCCATCTGGCGACGAGCAGCACCGGCGGCGATGTGCGCAAGGCCGGCCCGGGCATCGACCCCAAGACGGCGAAGACCGTGAACGTGCGCGGCCGCGACATCGCGTTCAACCCCAACACCTACGACTTCGAGCTCACGAGCGGCGCGTCGCAACACGGGATGTCGTTCGACGACTGGGGCCGGAAGTTCGTCTCGTCGAACTCGAACCACATTCAGCAAGTGATGTACGAAGATCGGTACGTCGCGCGCAATCCGTTTCTCTCGGCCCCGGATGCGCGCGTGAGCATCGCCGCCGATGGCCCGCAAGCCGAAGTGTTTCGCAAGAGCCCGGTGGAGCCGTGGCGCATCATTCGCACCCAGTTGCGGGTCTCCGGAGCCGTGAAAGGCATGGTCGAAGGAGGAGGTCGGCCGGCGGGCTACTTCACCGGCGCCGGCGGCGTGACGATCTATCGCGGCGATGCGTTTCCCGACGAATGGAAGGGGATCGCGATCGTCGGCGATGTCGGCAGCAACCTCGTTCATCGCAAGCGGCTCGAACCGAACGGCCTCGAGTTCATCGCCCGCCGCATCGACGACAAAAGTGAGTTCGTCGCTTCGACCGACGTTTGGTTTCGCCCGGCGCAGTATGCCAACGGGCCCGACGGCGCGCTCTACATCATGGACGTCTACCGCGAAGTGATCGAGCACCCGGCGAGCATCCCGCCGATGATCAAGCAACACCTTGACCTCACGGCCGGCCGCGATCGCGGACGCCTCTACCGCGTGATCCCCGAGAAAGGATTCCAACAACGCCCGACGCCGAAGCTCGGCAGCGCCACGACCGCCGAGCTCGTCGCCCTACTGGAACACCCCAACGCCTGGCACCGCGAAACAGCCGCCCGCTTGCTCTACACGCGGCAAGATAAATCGGCGATCGAGCCGCTGAAGAAACTCGCGGCCGAATCGAAGTCGCCGCTCGGCCGGATGCACGCACTCTATGCACTCGACGGGCTCCGGGCTCTGAATGAATCGCTGATCGCCGCGGCATTCGACGATCGGCATCCGCAAGTTCGCAAGCACGCCGTGCGTCTTGCGGAACGGTTTATCAACTCGCCTAAGAGCGGACTTTTGAGTCGCTTGGCCGCACTCGCCGACGATCGCGACGCGGAGGTTCGCTATCAACTGGCATTCTCACTGGGATCGATTTTCGAATTCGGCGGTTACGACGAAGGGGTCGTATCTTTCATGTTTCCGGCGGTCAAGCTTGCGAAACGCGACGCCGCCGACAAATGGGCGTCGCTTGCGCTGGTCAGTTCGATGCGTGACGGTGCGCCGGCCTTTCTCGACGCGACCCTTTCCGACGACAACGCCGCTTACGCCGACCTGCCGCAAATCCGCCCGTTGATCGAACGCCTGGTCGCCCAAGTCGCACTGCAAGACGATGAGATCGCGGTACCGATGGTGGTCGAAAGATTCAACGGAATCTCCGCAAGCCGCACCGATACGGCGCTCGCCGTGGCGCGCGGACTGATAACGGGACTCAAGAAGCCGACGAGCCAAGTCACCAAACTGGCGACCGCCGGAAAACTCGATAAGCTGAAAACGATCATAAGCTCGATGCTCAGCCGAAACTCGGCGATCGCCGTCGATTCGGAAGCGCCTCTCAAGGCTCGCATTTCCGCCATCGACGAACTCGCCGTCGGCAAGTTCGTCGAAATGCAGCCGACGCTGATAAAACTGATCGACAACCGCCAACCGATCGAAGTGCAACTCGGTGCGGTCGCCGTCCTCGGTCGCTACGTCGACGCCGGCGTGGCCGAGGTCGTGCTCGGGGCGTGGCCGAAACTGAGCCCGACGATCAAAGAGCCCGCACTCGAAGTCCTGTTCGCACGGCCCGAACGAATCGCCGCGCTGCTCGACGCGCTCGAGGCCGGCAAGTTCAACGCCGGCGATCTGCCGCCGGCCCGCGTGCAAACCTTGCTCGCCACCGGCGACCCCGCGCGCAAGGCTCGCGCCGAGAAATTGCTCGGCGCGATGCGCCCCAGCCGGCGGTCTGATGTCGTCGCCGCGTATCGCGAAGCGCTTGCCATTGCGGGCGACGTCGCCCGCGGGCGCGAGACCTTCAAGAAGAACTGCACGGCATGCCATAAGGCCGAAGGGGCCGGCCACGAAATCGGCCCGAACCTCTCGACGATCAAGACCCGCGGCGCCGAGACGATCCTCACGAACGTCCTCGACCCAAGCCGCGAAGTGAACCCGCAGTTCGTCAACTACATGCTCATCACCGACGACGGCCGAACCGTCACAGGGCTCATCTCCGCCGAAAGCGCCACGGCCGTGACGCTCAAACGGGCCGAAGGCCAGAGCGATACCGTGCTCCGCGTGAACATCGACGAGCTCCTCGGCACCGGCCTTTCGCTGATGCCCGAAGGCTTAGAGCAAAAGATCGACAAGCAAGGGATGGCCGACCTCATTGCGTACATCATGCAGCTGCAGTGA
- a CDS encoding sigma-54 dependent transcriptional regulator produces MEDHHAKHRILVVEDGPGEREALARVLKLEGYEVLTAHNPDHALTLLDEPVSLVVTDLKMGARNGLDLMRTWRGRRPSTPFIVVTAYGDVDSAVSAMKLGATDFLTKPIDPPKLLDLIRECLLAEAADKSSSTARAVDVAHGVERLIGVSTGIERVRQQVRRVAPSDSIVLIVGEPGTGKELVAEALHAHSTRAAKPFVVIDLAAVPEALIDSELFGHVQGAFHGATADRIGRFEAADGGTLFIDEVGGFPLPSQAKLLRALETQIVQRVGSSEDRMVNARLIAASSNNLRKMVQEKRFREELFQRLNVVTIEMPPLRERREDIPLLVHHLASRFASGIQKPLPKLTAELHGFLISYDWPGNVRELRNCLESMIVLSASQELTLHDLPANIAGIRPEGAVAEPADESSAADDLQLSRLEKSVILQTLKRMEGNRTRAAEALGISVRTLQRRLKGWTGEV; encoded by the coding sequence ATGGAAGATCATCACGCGAAGCACCGAATCTTGGTCGTCGAAGATGGGCCGGGCGAGCGCGAAGCGCTGGCCCGCGTGCTCAAGCTCGAAGGCTATGAAGTCCTCACGGCGCACAACCCGGACCACGCGCTGACGTTGCTCGATGAGCCCGTCTCGCTCGTCGTTACCGACCTGAAAATGGGTGCGCGAAACGGTTTGGATCTGATGCGCACGTGGCGCGGCCGCCGTCCCTCGACCCCCTTCATCGTCGTGACCGCCTACGGCGACGTCGACTCCGCCGTGAGCGCCATGAAGCTCGGCGCAACCGATTTTCTGACGAAGCCGATCGACCCTCCGAAGCTGCTCGACCTGATTCGCGAATGCCTCCTCGCGGAAGCCGCCGATAAAAGTTCTTCCACCGCTCGGGCCGTCGACGTCGCCCACGGAGTCGAACGGTTGATCGGCGTGTCGACCGGCATCGAGCGCGTGCGGCAGCAAGTGCGCCGCGTCGCCCCGAGCGATTCGATCGTCCTCATCGTCGGTGAGCCCGGCACCGGCAAGGAATTGGTCGCCGAAGCGCTCCATGCGCATAGCACCCGTGCCGCGAAGCCGTTCGTCGTGATCGATCTCGCCGCCGTGCCCGAGGCGCTCATCGACAGCGAACTTTTCGGGCACGTTCAAGGGGCGTTCCACGGCGCCACGGCCGATCGCATCGGGCGGTTCGAAGCGGCCGACGGCGGCACGTTGTTCATCGACGAAGTCGGCGGCTTCCCGTTGCCGTCGCAGGCCAAGTTGTTGCGCGCTCTCGAAACGCAGATCGTGCAACGGGTCGGCAGCAGCGAAGATCGCATGGTCAACGCCCGGCTCATCGCGGCGTCGAGCAACAACCTGCGCAAGATGGTGCAAGAGAAACGCTTTCGCGAAGAGCTGTTCCAGCGACTGAACGTCGTCACGATCGAGATGCCGCCGCTGCGCGAACGGCGCGAAGACATCCCGCTGCTCGTGCATCACTTGGCGTCCCGCTTCGCGTCGGGCATTCAAAAGCCCCTGCCGAAGCTGACTGCCGAGCTGCACGGCTTTCTCATCAGCTACGATTGGCCCGGAAACGTGCGCGAGCTGCGCAACTGTCTGGAGAGCATGATCGTGCTGTCGGCATCGCAAGAACTGACGCTGCACGACCTGCCGGCGAACATCGCCGGAATACGACCGGAAGGTGCGGTCGCCGAACCGGCCGACGAAAGCTCGGCGGCCGACGATCTGCAACTTTCGCGGCTCGAAAAATCGGTGATTTTGCAGACTCTGAAACGGATGGAAGGGAACCGAACTCGGGCCGCCGAGGCCCTCGGCATCTCCGTCCGCACATTGCAACGCCGCCTGAAAGGGTGGACCGGCGAGGTCTGA
- a CDS encoding P-II family nitrogen regulator, protein MKKIEAIIRHFRLEEVKNALTADGVQGMTITEVRGFGRQKGHTEMYRGTEYAVDFVPKVKVELVVAEDKLRSVLDTILRTAQTGQIGDGKIFVSDLEEVIRIRTGETGEEAI, encoded by the coding sequence ATGAAGAAAATCGAAGCGATCATTCGTCATTTTCGGTTGGAAGAAGTGAAGAACGCGCTCACGGCCGACGGCGTGCAAGGGATGACGATCACCGAGGTCCGCGGCTTCGGCCGGCAAAAGGGGCACACGGAGATGTACCGCGGCACCGAGTACGCCGTCGACTTCGTGCCGAAAGTGAAAGTCGAGCTCGTCGTCGCCGAAGACAAGTTGCGCTCGGTCCTCGATACGATCCTGCGCACCGCACAGACGGGCCAGATCGGCGACGGCAAGATCTTCGTCAGCGATCTGGAAGAAGTCATCCGCATCCGTACCGGCGAGACCGGCGAAGAAGCGATCTGA
- a CDS encoding site-specific DNA-methyltransferase: MSADFLNRIHLGDCVAGLNALPAEIVDLAFADPPFNIGYKYDVYDDRREHEHYLDWSRGWIAAVHRVLKPNGTFWLAIGDEYAAELKLMSQELGFHTRSWVVWYYTFGVNCKNKFTRSHAHLFYFVKNPTSFTFRGDAPENRIPSARQLVYNDTRANPKGRLPDDTWILRPQDLTDCFQAEEDTWYFPRVAGTFKERAGFHGCQMPEQLLGRIVRSCSHEGDLVLDPFSGSATTLVTAKKLGRDFIGFELSPDYAERGGRRVEEAVVGAPLVGSADPTRSAPRTPGLAPAEAAEEVVSVTDEAIVEVAQPVEPAAEIVAPEIAAPEVAEPEALPVVVANGEAELIEHDPQRNLVEAFRRACHGYSPDRVMADPKLQAAFVEHCRALHVPGDVRSWNATLFRLRKAGKLKGVPTTMPTELAWSACEPFAFGAEIGVAKMSAAHPQVGIDELLCDPALAAEFDNVAMKFGGSKKAFEYRWTALKLRKEAKQLRVRAEQLKKTEPEFATPLRVAGKRWEKGIPEAPGLYLILNAEGERLYIGATTDLRARLVKQLASARLRLYDRSGDIRVALWPIERPFTDLLALQYRVVGESHARLNRPLPREPEPAPLDATKPSAKARPRREKLLV, encoded by the coding sequence ATGTCAGCCGATTTCCTCAATCGAATTCATCTCGGCGATTGCGTCGCAGGCCTGAACGCGCTTCCGGCCGAGATCGTCGACTTGGCGTTCGCCGATCCTCCGTTCAACATCGGCTACAAGTACGACGTCTACGACGATCGCCGCGAGCATGAGCACTATTTGGATTGGTCGCGCGGTTGGATCGCGGCCGTGCATCGCGTGCTGAAACCGAACGGCACGTTCTGGCTGGCGATCGGCGACGAGTATGCCGCCGAGCTTAAGCTGATGAGCCAAGAGCTCGGCTTTCATACGCGCAGTTGGGTCGTCTGGTACTACACGTTCGGCGTCAATTGCAAGAACAAGTTCACGCGCTCGCACGCGCACCTGTTCTACTTCGTGAAGAACCCGACCTCGTTTACGTTTCGCGGCGATGCGCCGGAGAATCGGATCCCGTCGGCGCGACAACTGGTTTACAACGATACCCGCGCGAACCCCAAAGGGCGGCTGCCGGACGACACCTGGATTCTGCGTCCGCAGGATCTCACCGATTGCTTTCAAGCCGAAGAAGATACGTGGTACTTCCCGCGCGTCGCCGGCACCTTCAAAGAACGGGCCGGCTTCCACGGTTGCCAAATGCCCGAGCAACTGTTGGGGCGCATCGTGCGGAGTTGCTCGCACGAAGGAGATTTAGTCCTCGATCCCTTCTCGGGGAGCGCGACGACCTTAGTGACGGCGAAGAAACTCGGCCGCGATTTTATCGGCTTCGAGCTCTCGCCCGACTATGCCGAGCGCGGCGGACGACGGGTGGAAGAAGCAGTCGTCGGAGCGCCGCTGGTAGGATCGGCCGACCCGACACGAAGCGCCCCGCGCACCCCGGGGCTGGCGCCGGCGGAAGCTGCTGAGGAAGTCGTCTCGGTAACAGATGAGGCGATCGTCGAAGTCGCACAACCGGTCGAACCCGCTGCGGAAATCGTCGCTCCCGAGATCGCTGCTCCCGAAGTCGCCGAGCCGGAAGCGTTGCCGGTCGTCGTAGCGAACGGGGAAGCGGAGTTGATCGAACACGATCCGCAGCGGAACCTCGTCGAAGCATTTCGTCGCGCTTGCCATGGCTACTCGCCCGATCGGGTCATGGCCGATCCGAAACTACAGGCAGCGTTCGTCGAGCATTGTCGGGCCTTGCATGTGCCGGGCGACGTGCGCTCGTGGAACGCGACATTGTTTCGCTTGCGGAAGGCCGGCAAGCTCAAGGGCGTACCGACGACCATGCCGACGGAGCTGGCTTGGAGCGCGTGCGAGCCGTTTGCCTTCGGTGCTGAGATCGGGGTCGCGAAGATGTCGGCCGCGCATCCGCAGGTCGGCATCGATGAATTGCTCTGCGATCCTGCGCTGGCGGCCGAGTTCGACAACGTCGCCATGAAGTTCGGCGGCAGTAAGAAGGCGTTCGAGTATCGTTGGACCGCGCTCAAGCTTCGCAAAGAAGCAAAGCAGCTGCGCGTGCGGGCCGAGCAATTGAAGAAAACGGAGCCCGAGTTCGCGACCCCGCTGCGCGTGGCAGGCAAGCGCTGGGAGAAAGGGATTCCGGAAGCGCCCGGCTTGTATCTCATTCTGAATGCCGAAGGAGAGCGACTCTATATCGGCGCGACGACCGATCTGCGCGCCCGGCTCGTCAAGCAATTGGCTTCCGCGCGGCTCCGCCTCTACGACCGCTCGGGCGATATTCGAGTCGCCCTGTGGCCGATCGAGCGCCCGTTTACCGACCTCTTAGCGCTGCAATACCGAGTCGTCGGCGAATCGCATGCGAGGCTGAATCGACCATTGCCGAGAGAACCGGAACCGGCTCCGCTCGACGCGACGAAGCCGAGCGCGAAGGCTCGTCCTCGTCGTGAAAAACTGCTGGTTTAA
- the msrA gene encoding peptide-methionine (S)-S-oxide reductase MsrA, translated as MITSKIAESKSGKVEQATFGAGCFWGVESTFRALPGVLSTSVGYSGGQTDNPTYEDVCTSATGHAEVVQVEFDPEQVSYAQLLDIFFKNHNPTTLNSQGPDFGTQYRSVVFAHSDAQRLAAEEAKQRLDDSKRWGRPVVTQIVPFVKYYPAEGYHQQYNEKRGKTSCHL; from the coding sequence ATGATTACCTCGAAGATCGCCGAATCGAAGAGCGGCAAAGTCGAACAAGCGACCTTCGGCGCCGGATGTTTCTGGGGTGTTGAGTCGACGTTCCGCGCTCTCCCCGGCGTGTTGAGCACTTCCGTCGGCTACTCCGGCGGGCAGACGGATAACCCGACCTACGAAGACGTTTGCACTTCGGCGACCGGCCACGCCGAGGTGGTACAGGTCGAGTTCGATCCCGAGCAGGTGTCCTACGCGCAATTGCTCGACATCTTCTTTAAGAACCACAACCCGACGACGCTCAATAGCCAAGGCCCCGACTTCGGTACGCAATACCGTTCCGTCGTGTTTGCCCATAGCGACGCGCAACGCCTCGCCGCCGAAGAAGCGAAGCAACGTTTGGACGATAGCAAGCGCTGGGGCCGACCGGTCGTCACGCAGATCGTGCCGTTCGTGAAGTATTACCCGGCCGAAGGCTACCATCAGCAGTACAACGAAAAGCGCGGCAAGACCAGCTGCCACCTGTGA
- a CDS encoding ammonium transporter: protein MNRLLSAAAWAALLLATCLSASAPAQAPAAPASEPVAAEPAAASFDHGDHAWMLTSAALVLFMTAPGLAMFYSGLVRKKNVLGVMMQCVFLMGLMTIIWATYGYSLCFGGSGGTPEDVEKTGYSRWIGTGEYLLMKGVQPTLGADGKPSYPMEGAIPRLTHMVYQGMFFIITPALICGAFAERMKFSTFVVFSVLWGTFVYCPLCHWVWDGGILAFGSPHAVFGTFKTGALDFAGGTVVHISSGITALLCAVVLGKRLGYGQEAMPPHNLTYTVLGAAMLWVGWFGFNAGSALSAGDLAASAFVATHFAAAAGTLAWPTLEWIFHGKPTVLGACSGAVAGLVVITPAAGFVQPMSAIIMGLLAGCVCYVACTSLKRKFKYDDSLDAFGVHGVGGTLGAILTGVFATRVVTDPIVSGGSELGLLEGGPLLVPQIAAAGVTIVYSVAVSFVLLKVLDLTMGLRATQVDEGQGLDYSQHGEEGYLFLS from the coding sequence ATGAATCGACTCCTTAGCGCCGCGGCCTGGGCTGCTTTGCTTCTCGCAACTTGCTTATCGGCCTCGGCACCGGCGCAAGCGCCGGCCGCTCCGGCAAGCGAACCCGTTGCCGCCGAGCCGGCCGCGGCCTCGTTCGACCACGGCGACCACGCCTGGATGCTCACTTCCGCAGCGCTCGTCCTCTTCATGACCGCGCCGGGCCTCGCGATGTTCTACAGCGGCTTGGTCCGTAAGAAGAACGTACTCGGCGTGATGATGCAGTGCGTGTTTCTCATGGGCCTGATGACGATCATCTGGGCTACCTACGGCTACTCGCTCTGCTTCGGCGGCAGCGGCGGCACGCCCGAGGATGTCGAAAAGACCGGCTACAGCCGTTGGATCGGCACCGGCGAGTATCTGTTGATGAAAGGGGTGCAGCCGACCTTAGGCGCCGACGGCAAGCCGAGCTATCCGATGGAAGGTGCGATCCCGCGCCTGACCCATATGGTTTATCAAGGGATGTTCTTCATCATCACGCCGGCGCTGATTTGCGGAGCGTTCGCCGAACGGATGAAGTTCAGCACGTTCGTCGTCTTCAGCGTCCTCTGGGGGACGTTCGTCTATTGCCCTCTCTGCCATTGGGTGTGGGACGGCGGGATCCTCGCCTTCGGCAGCCCTCATGCGGTGTTCGGCACGTTCAAAACCGGCGCGCTCGACTTCGCCGGCGGAACGGTCGTGCATATCAGCTCCGGCATAACGGCGCTCCTCTGCGCCGTCGTGCTCGGCAAGCGTCTCGGCTACGGCCAAGAAGCGATGCCTCCGCACAACCTTACTTACACCGTGCTCGGCGCGGCGATGCTTTGGGTCGGGTGGTTCGGCTTCAATGCCGGTAGCGCGCTCTCGGCCGGCGACTTGGCCGCCAGCGCGTTCGTCGCCACGCATTTCGCCGCCGCCGCCGGAACGCTTGCTTGGCCGACCTTGGAATGGATCTTCCACGGCAAGCCCACCGTCCTCGGAGCGTGCTCCGGTGCCGTAGCCGGGCTCGTCGTCATCACCCCGGCGGCGGGCTTCGTGCAGCCGATGTCGGCCATCATCATGGGCCTGCTCGCCGGTTGCGTCTGCTACGTCGCTTGTACGTCGTTGAAGCGCAAGTTCAAGTACGACGACTCGCTCGACGCGTTCGGCGTGCACGGCGTCGGCGGCACGCTCGGAGCCATTCTTACCGGCGTCTTCGCGACCCGCGTCGTTACCGATCCCATCGTGTCGGGCGGGAGCGAACTCGGCTTGCTCGAAGGGGGCCCGCTGTTGGTTCCGCAAATCGCCGCGGCCGGCGTGACGATCGTCTATTCGGTCGCCGTGTCGTTCGTCTTGCTCAAGGTGCTCGACCTCACGATGGGGCTCCGCGCCACGCAAGTCGACGAAGGCCAAGGGCTGGACTACAGCCAACACGGCGAAGAGGGATACCTGTTCCTCTCGTAG